A segment of the Mercurialis annua linkage group LG4, ddMerAnnu1.2, whole genome shotgun sequence genome:
acagtggaatctttaaatttataaattttacattctaTGGATTAAAAGGGTGCCTATGAGGCAATCCAATTTTGTACCTGATGAGTTATTTGTTATGGATAAAAAGGGTTTTCTTCTTTCAAGTGACATGTTAGTTTGAGAGTACAATTCCTTATGTTTTTTCCCTTTGTGTAGGAGTATGAAAATCAATTTAGAAAACCGCAAAGTGCACTTGAGGTCATGTCAAGATTTGACAGAGAAACTTCTTCTGACTCACAGTCCACTGAACAAAGAGAGCAATCTTCTTTTGGTCATCGTTTACCCTCCCCATGGAGATCGAAAGAGTTGCTACCAACTGACAGACTGTTAACTCATGCTTCTTCTACTATTAGTACTGGTCAGACAGAGGGGTACCCTGCTGCTCTTGCTGGGCTTAGTGGAACTTCCTCCATCGTCAGAATTCCCATTCAACCACATACGGGAACCTCAAGCTCTGGGTTTTCTACAAATACATCTTCAGAATATTCTGGAACCTTAGGGCAACAAAGGTTGCAATCTCTAGCATCGTCAGGTCAGTCATCCATGCACCAACATCGACTCTCACCTTCATTTCCAGGCTATCCACATCAACAATTGCTAAATTCAGCCGAGCAAGAGCTCCCACAATCTCAATCACTGCCTCGACCTGATTACAAGACACATCAATTGTCAGGAAACTTGCTTCCGCCAAATGTTCAGCCTGGTCGATTGAAAAAACTGCATGACAAAGACTTGCCAAAGACGGTTTCTTCACTACCTTCTGTACAACCTAATCGCCAGTATCCTTTTCCCCAGCCACGTCAAGTAGAACCCAGTCAGCTTGAACCTTCTGGTCAGTTTCAAAAATCACAACCAATGCATGTTTCTAAAATTGGTACTCCACCAACATTAGTGAGTTCTGCACCAGTCATTTCAACTCGACTTAATGCAGAAACTTCAGGACAATCAAGCACAAGCAGTTTGTTGGCTGCTGTTATGAAAAGTGGCGTTCTCCCTAATATAACAACTGCTGGTCTTTCTAGTAAATGTTCTCAGGATGTTGAGAAAATGTCGGCTCATTCAAGCATTCAGCCTCCTCTTCCAAGCTGCCCTCCTCCGACATTTAAATCTTCTGGGACAAGGATTACGACAGCATCAGCTGATCCGTCACAAAATGACACCTCAGCTACGTCAAATATTTCTCAGAAGAAAGAAGAGCAGCCACTGCCACCTGCTGGCCCTCTGCTGTCATCCTTACAGTCATCAAATGCTGCGAGTAAGGCTGTGAACCCTTTATCAAACCTTTTGAGTTCATTAGTTGCCAAGGGTTTAATATCAGCATCAAAGTCAGAGACATCATCACCGTCGCCGTCTGAGTTGCTTGCTCATTCAGAATCACAGAACCCAAGCATATCTAACTCTAGCTCCAAACCGACTTCCCCTGTTCGAGCATCTTCTGCTACATCCTTTTCCTCTACCAAAGTTGAAGTATCTCTGTCCAAAGCTGATGCTAAAAACTCAGCTGCAGCACATCAGCCAGCTTCAGCAGAGAGAAAAAGTCTTTTAGGATTTGAGTTCAAACCTGATGTACTCCGAGAATTTCATCCTTCTGTAATTGCTGCAATGTATGACGACTTTGAATATCAATGCAGCATATGTGGTCTTAAACTTAAGCTCAAAGAAAGTCTTGATAGACACTTAGAGTGGCATACCTGGAGGAAGGTTGAACCAGATGATATAAATAGAGTTACAAGGAGATGGTATGCAGATTCAGGGAATTGGGTTGCTGGAAAGGCTGGACTTCCATTTGGAATCGACTTATCTGCTTTCATGGATGAATCTGGGAGGACAGTGGATGATGACGGGCCTATGGTTCCTGCAGATGAAGATCGATGCGTATGTGTTCTGTGTGGTGGGTTGTTTGAAGATTATTA
Coding sequences within it:
- the LOC126676940 gene encoding uncharacterized protein LOC126676940 yields the protein MEMESTRTRPFDRSREAPAALKKPRLTEDQSNPNGRSFRTGATPALSAQPQPSASRFRVINSDAESESGAYHPQAPTPHQQFHELVSQYRTALAELTFNSKPIITNLTIIAGENLHAAKAVAATVCTNIIEVPSDQKLPSLYLLDSIVKNIGRDYIKYFAARLPEVFCKAYRQVDPPVHASMRHLFGTWKGVFPPQSLQMIEKELGFSSVVNGSSSGAAASRSDSQSRRQSIHINPKILEIQHIQQSSRTKGMTTGLANSGEDVQRPERATGIAGGRPWVDPAVKLHNIQRSQREILTESGHEKKIEPTYGDFEYNSDIPRNLGLGIGRSSGRVAEQGHEKPWYGAGNSVAASIPGQQNGFSVKQGLPNYSTPKSANVDLRPQQTQSTVSKSSPSVSASWKNSEEEEFMWEMHSRLSDQDTAHLSINSRKDHWNPDGSEKLEYENQFRKPQSALEVMSRFDRETSSDSQSTEQREQSSFGHRLPSPWRSKELLPTDRLLTHASSTISTGQTEGYPAALAGLSGTSSIVRIPIQPHTGTSSSGFSTNTSSEYSGTLGQQRLQSLASSGQSSMHQHRLSPSFPGYPHQQLLNSAEQELPQSQSLPRPDYKTHQLSGNLLPPNVQPGRLKKLHDKDLPKTVSSLPSVQPNRQYPFPQPRQVEPSQLEPSGQFQKSQPMHVSKIGTPPTLVSSAPVISTRLNAETSGQSSTSSLLAAVMKSGVLPNITTAGLSSKCSQDVEKMSAHSSIQPPLPSCPPPTFKSSGTRITTASADPSQNDTSATSNISQKKEEQPLPPAGPLLSSLQSSNAASKAVNPLSNLLSSLVAKGLISASKSETSSPSPSELLAHSESQNPSISNSSSKPTSPVRASSATSFSSTKVEVSLSKADAKNSAAAHQPASAERKSLLGFEFKPDVLREFHPSVIAAMYDDFEYQCSICGLKLKLKESLDRHLEWHTWRKVEPDDINRVTRRWYADSGNWVAGKAGLPFGIDLSAFMDESGRTVDDDGPMVPADEDRCVCVLCGGLFEDYYSQQKNKWMFKAAVRLSLASKEGEIGTGNENAEGPIVHVNCVSNSSVDELGLTSVIEMDNDG